The following DNA comes from Bacillota bacterium.
CTGCCCGGGGGCGAGGTGCCGGCGGACGGGGTGCCCGGGGGCGAGGTGCCCGTGGGCGGGGCGGCGCGAACCGGAGTGAGACGCAACAGCGCCTGGACGAGCAGGAACTGGGGGAAGGCCACGGCCAGTGTGGCGCAAGATGGTCCCATCCATCTGGCCAGGGGGTAACAGAGAGGATGAGCATGGGAGGCGGCTACCCAGGTGGCATGCCCCCACGGCTGCCCCAGCGCGTGAGCCAGGAGAAGCCTCACTTTCTCGATGCCCACCACCTGCAGGGTTCCCAGCAGGGCCAGGAAGCGCCAGCCCGTGCGGCGGTGAAAGGCAGCGTCCCCCAGCACGCAGGCCCACACCGCGAGCAGCTCTAACCCCCTGGTCAGATACCCGGATGCGGGCTCAGATGCCAGGAATATAGCCCAGCCCAGGACGGGCAGGAGGGCGGACGGCACCGGGGCGGGTTGAGGAATGACCAGGTGCAGACCGAGGAGCAGGGGAATCCAGGCGCCGGCCGCCAGGGGTGAATACCCGGGGCTCACGCCGAGAGAGAGGACCATACCCGAGGACAGGGCCAGCACCAGGCCTGCCATCCACCTCACTGCCCGCTCTGCCTTGCCGGGTCGCATGGGGGACGCCTCCCGGGGTGGTTCGCCGGCTGGGGTCCGGGTCCGGCCCCACAAATCCACCCCTGCCAGATGCTATGCTCCCAGCGGGAGGTGTCTTCCTCGTCGCTATCCCCGGCCCTTCTGCCGCCGCCCGGGCTGCCACCAGCAGAGAGAATGTCACGAAGGGTAGTGAAACGACGAGGTCCGGCCACAGGGTCAGGCCGGCGCGGCCCATGGGCCGGGTGCCTCCGTTCCTTCAGATTTGGTACTGTCGTTGCACGTTAAACCGGTACTTGTCCCCCCGGTACGTGGCGCGCCGGTGCTCCAGGGGATTCCCGCGGTCGTCCCTCACCAGGGAAGTGACCACGAATACGGGGGCTCCCCTGCGCAGGTGCAGAATGCGGGCAACTGCCTCATCGGCAGCCAGTGCTTCGAAAGTTTGCTGCACGTTCACGGTTCTAAGGCCCAGGATCTCTCCGTAAAGCTCGTACATGGTGAAGGCTTGACCCTGCCCGGCCCGTTCCCGGGCCTTTTCGGCTACCTGCGGCCCCAGATGAGGGGGAAGGTGGGAAACATACAGCACCATGGGATCTCCGTCCGCCAGGCCCAGGGTGCTTATTTCCGTCAGGGGCGCTCCTGCCTGCGTCCCCAATAGGGTGGCCAGGGCGACGTCAGCGGGCACGGTGCGCACGCCCAGCACCCGCATGGAGGGCTGCTGACCCTGCGCGCGGATGGTTTCGGGGAAGCCGGTGATTTGCACCAGCGGCTGGGCGATCTTGGGAGGAGCCACGAAAGTGCCCTTCCCGTGAATGCGCACCAGCAGTCCTTCCTGCTCGGCCTGGGCGAGGGCCTGGCGGACGGTGGTGCGGCTGACCCGGAAGCGCTCGCAGAGTTCCCGCTCGGAGGGCATGCGTTCTCCCCGCGCCAGCTGCCCGCTCTCGATCCAGTTCTGTAGGATTTCCTTCAGCTGCGTGTGCAACGGCACGGGGCCCTGATGGTCTATGGTCAGTCGTCCCGTTGCCACCCTGCCACCTCCGCCCATAGCAGCGACGGTGAGAACCAGGTCATGCATAGGCCACGACCACATCATACCACGGCGGCAATGTAAGGAAAAGGGCGGCTGGCTGCGGTCGCGGTTGACACCCACTCCCAGGGGGTGGTAAGATTTCTTTAACTGAATAGGTGCGTCTGGTTGGCATTCCACCGTGGTGGAAGTCCGCCCGGTGCGCTGAATCTCCCTGCGGGGAGAGCGGGGGACCCAACTCCGGGGGCGAATCCCGGCCGCTGCCGGCGCTGCTTAGCCGTACGGCCGGGTAGGGCTAGCTCCTTCGGCCCGAGCCCGTCAGCTAACCTCGTAAGCGTGGAAAGGGGGACGCTTGGGCATGCCCAGGGTCTTCCCTGGGCATGTTCTTCCCCACCCGGGCGTCATCAACCGAGAGCGGAGGTGTTTCCCATGAGTCTTTCCGCGCGTGAGTCGAGAGGGGTAAAGGTGGTGGTCCTCGTCGACCGGAAGCCGGCGGGCGCGAAGGTCGAGCGCGATCCCCACGCGCTGGTGCAGTCGCGCGCGACCGCCGCGGCAGTGGTGGCTGCGTTGCGGGAGCTCGGTCACAACCCAATACTCGTGGAGGCCACGGGAAGCTTGTTCAGGCGGCTGGCGAGCGTTAGTCCCGACCTGGTGTTCAACCTGGCCACCGGGCTGGGTCAAAAGAAGCAACAGGCCAACGTGGTTGCTCTGCTCGAGGCGGCAGGCGTTCCCTTCACAGGCTCTCCCCTGGAGAGTCACGTGCTGGCCCTGCACAAGCCCCTGGCCAAAATGGTTTTCCGCCACTGGGGGATCCCCACCCCCGCCTTCCAGGTGTTTCAGGACGCCGACCAGCCCCTGCACCCGGGGCTGCCATTTCCCCTCATCGTGAAGCCCACCAGCGAGGGTTCCAGCGTGGGCATCGGTCCGGAAGCGGTGGTAGGGGACGAGAATACATTACGGGCAGCAGTGGCCCGGGTCCTCAACGAGTATGGCCAGTCGGCCCTGGTCGAGCAGTTCATCCCCGGCCGGGAGTTCACGGTGGGGATCCTGGGCAATGACCCGCCGGTGGTCCTGCCGCCGGAAGAGATAGTCTTTCCGCCCGAAGAGGTCGAGGTGGCGGGCGAGATTTACGGCTACGTAATGAAGGAG
Coding sequences within:
- a CDS encoding GntR family transcriptional regulator yields the protein MATGRLTIDHQGPVPLHTQLKEILQNWIESGQLARGERMPSERELCERFRVSRTTVRQALAQAEQEGLLVRIHGKGTFVAPPKIAQPLVQITGFPETIRAQGQQPSMRVLGVRTVPADVALATLLGTQAGAPLTEISTLGLADGDPMVLYVSHLPPHLGPQVAEKARERAGQGQAFTMYELYGEILGLRTVNVQQTFEALAADEAVARILHLRRGAPVFVVTSLVRDDRGNPLEHRRATYRGDKYRFNVQRQYQI